In one Nicotiana sylvestris chromosome 8, ASM39365v2, whole genome shotgun sequence genomic region, the following are encoded:
- the LOC138876140 gene encoding uncharacterized protein, giving the protein MDGVVDLQDCIDACELMELPFGGCRYTWNKKHGDNRVFSKIDWTFVNREWFDNTPVVQAIFQVDGISDHYPLRIKKDTGAVKGNRAFKFCNVWELHPQFKEIVTQGWKQQIAGSILTEVEDDREALSQAQSRLHADPSNKALQEQEKAKCQPARNSGNLLV; this is encoded by the exons ATGGATGGAGTGGTGGATTTACAAGATTGTATTGATGCTTGTGAACTCATGGAATTACCATTTGGAGGATGTAGGTACACATGGAATAAAAAACATGGAGATAATAGAGTGTTCTCTAAAATTGATTGGACATTTGTCAATAGAGAATGGTTTGATAACACACCAGTGGTTCAGGCTATTTTTCAAGTGGACGGAATCAGTGATCATTACCCACTTAGAATAAAAAAGGATACTGGTGCAGTGAAGGGGAATAGAGCTTTTAAATTCTGCAATGTTTGGGAATTACACCCTCAGTTTAAAGAGATTGTAACACAGGGGTGGAAACAACAAATAGCAGG AAGTATCTTAACAGAGGTTGAGGATGATAGGGAAGCTTTAAGCCAAGCCCAGAGTAGATTGCATGCAGATCCCTCAAATAAAGCTCTACAAGAACAGGAGAAAGCCAAGTGTCAGCCTGCTAGGAATTCAGGAAATCTTCTTGTCTAG